GCCCGTGGAGTGCTCTCTGGTTTCGGCCTTACCGGCGAAATCAGGCGTGTTCCAGGCGACGACGGCTACGACATCGTCTACGTGACGTTGCCTCGGGCCGATCTGGAGCGCGTCCCGGAAAGCCGGATCCACACTGCCTTGGAAGCCTCGCTTAACTGCGAAGTCCACATCCTCACGAAGTAACATCACTTTGCCAGGAATTCTAGGATGGCAGGCGCTGCCTGCACCCAAGTGTCGAACATGTTGAAATGCTTGACCTTTCCCGTGGCGCGCTCCTCGGCTGCGCGCTCCCAGGCGTCTTCTGGCCAGGGCGGGTCGATGAGCTTCGACCCTTTGATCAAGCAGCTGACCTCCAGCGACGTCCGCTTGGGATGATCCCAGTCATTCTCCCCGCCGCGGATGATCAGTGTGGGAACCGTGATGCGGTCGAACATTTCGTCGTCGACCCCGGGGATCGTTTGCCCCGGCTTGGGCACGAAGGCATTGAGCCAACGCAACATCACCTTGAGAAACTGGTCGCGGTCCAGGTCGAGGATTCGCTGCTTGTTGTTCGGGTTGTCCTCAATCCGTTCCCGCCATTCGGGTACTTTGAGAAGCGCTTCGATTCCGCCGCCGCGGACCGCGAGGATGCTCGGGATCACGTAGTAGGAGCCCAGCACGAACGTCCCGTACACCCCGCCGACGATGTTCCATACCACGAGCTTCGTGACGAGCTCCGGGTAGAGCATCGCGGTCAGCATGGAATCGCGCGCGCCACCCGAACCACCGGCGATGATGCACGGCCCGAAGCCGAGTTTGGTGAGCAGGCCGTGCAGCGTTTCGGCACGCATATGCGACTCGCTTTGGCCGTAGAACTGGACATCGGAAGCACCGCAGTTCGGCCGGTCCCACAGCAATACCCGGTAGCCGCCGTCGACCAGAGCCTCGGCCAACGGCCGCAGGCCGGGCACGTTTTTGCTAAATCGGCCGCCAGGCGTCAAAACGATCAGATCGCCCGATTCACCTAGGATTTCGTATACGACGTTACCGCCATTGATCTCGAGAGCAGGCACCAGTGTTTCTCCTCGGCTCAGGCCATCACCAGTACGTCGTTGCCCACCACTCGCACCGGGTAGGTGCGGATGCTCCATTCTGGTTTGACCGCGGTGGTGCCGGTCGCGAGCTCGAAACCCCATTGGTGCCACGGGCAATAGATGTATTCCTGGTCGCGGACCATCACCGCGTCGCCGGGCGCGTTCTCGTCGACGA
This Mycobacterium xenopi DNA region includes the following protein-coding sequences:
- a CDS encoding alpha/beta fold hydrolase, translating into MPALEINGGNVVYEILGESGDLIVLTPGGRFSKNVPGLRPLAEALVDGGYRVLLWDRPNCGASDVQFYGQSESHMRAETLHGLLTKLGFGPCIIAGGSGGARDSMLTAMLYPELVTKLVVWNIVGGVYGTFVLGSYYVIPSILAVRGGGIEALLKVPEWRERIEDNPNNKQRILDLDRDQFLKVMLRWLNAFVPKPGQTIPGVDDEMFDRITVPTLIIRGGENDWDHPKRTSLEVSCLIKGSKLIDPPWPEDAWERAAEERATGKVKHFNMFDTWVQAAPAILEFLAK